One genomic window of Anas acuta chromosome 14, bAnaAcu1.1, whole genome shotgun sequence includes the following:
- the CYSTM1 gene encoding cysteine-rich and transmembrane domain-containing protein 1 isoform X2, whose amino-acid sequence MNYENPPPYSGPGPTAPYPPYVQQPGGPPGPYPGYPPGPPGPYQPGQPGYQGYPQYGWQNAPPPPGPVYAEGPKNTVYVVEERRRDDSGESACLTACWTALCCCCLWDMLT is encoded by the exons ATGAACTACGAAAATCCTCCACCCTACTCTGGCCCGGGACCGACTGCCCCTTACCCACCCTACGTACAACAACCAGGTGGTCCTCCTGGCCCCTACCCTGGCTATCCTCCCGGACCCCCAGGGCCGTATCAGCCAGGTCAGCCGGGTTATCAAGGTTATCCGCAGTATGGATGGCAAAATGCACCTCCACCTCCAGGACCAGTGTACGCAGAGGGGCCTAAAAACACAG TGTACGTCGTGGAGGAGCGGCGAAGGGACGACTCAGGCGAGAGCGCCTGCCTGACGGCGTGCTGGACCgcgctctgctgctgctgcctctgggacATGCTGACCTGA
- the CYSTM1 gene encoding cysteine-rich and transmembrane domain-containing protein 1 isoform X1 — protein sequence MRLPQSTRTDSASKMNYENPPPYSGPGPTAPYPPYVQQPGGPPGPYPGYPPGPPGPYQPGQPGYQGYPQYGWQNAPPPPGPVYAEGPKNTVYVVEERRRDDSGESACLTACWTALCCCCLWDMLT from the exons ATGAGGCTACCACAGAGTACCAG GACAGATTCCGCATCCAAAATGAACTACGAAAATCCTCCACCCTACTCTGGCCCGGGACCGACTGCCCCTTACCCACCCTACGTACAACAACCAGGTGGTCCTCCTGGCCCCTACCCTGGCTATCCTCCCGGACCCCCAGGGCCGTATCAGCCAGGTCAGCCGGGTTATCAAGGTTATCCGCAGTATGGATGGCAAAATGCACCTCCACCTCCAGGACCAGTGTACGCAGAGGGGCCTAAAAACACAG TGTACGTCGTGGAGGAGCGGCGAAGGGACGACTCAGGCGAGAGCGCCTGCCTGACGGCGTGCTGGACCgcgctctgctgctgctgcctctgggacATGCTGACCTGA